From a single Gracilimonas sp. genomic region:
- a CDS encoding STAS domain-containing protein — protein MKYDISERYNCVVITFKGNLMGGPDAEQFREKLHELIEKDKKEIIVDLGKVKFINSSGLGILIGGLTTMKNAGGELVICQADKKIESLLMVTQLVKVFNHFRTLDEAADYFHEKGKED, from the coding sequence ATGAAATACGATATTTCGGAACGGTACAATTGTGTGGTAATTACTTTTAAGGGGAATTTGATGGGTGGACCCGATGCTGAACAATTTCGGGAAAAGCTTCATGAACTGATCGAGAAGGATAAGAAAGAAATCATTGTGGACTTGGGGAAGGTGAAGTTTATTAACTCATCCGGGTTAGGGATTTTGATTGGCGGACTTACGACTATGAAAAATGCCGGTGGAGAGTTGGTAATCTGCCAGGCCGACAAGAAAATTGAAAGCCTTTTGATGGTAACCCAGCTTGTGAAGGTGTTTAACCATTTCCGCACACTTGACGAAGCCGCTGACTATTTCCACGAAAAAGGAAAAGAAGACTAA